In a single window of the Micrococcaceae bacterium Sec5.7 genome:
- a CDS encoding RNA polymerase-binding protein RbpA: MSDRSLRGMRLGAQSMETESGVEPAPRQRVEYRCEDGEQVFVTFSSEAEIPPVWVSKTGKEALLVDGERPVNSNEKAVRTHWDMLLERRSLPELEQILEDRLTILRERRGERRSA; encoded by the coding sequence ATGAGCGATCGCAGCCTGCGGGGTATGCGTCTTGGCGCCCAGAGCATGGAGACCGAATCCGGCGTTGAACCGGCTCCGCGTCAGCGGGTTGAGTACCGTTGCGAGGACGGTGAGCAGGTCTTCGTAACCTTCTCCTCCGAAGCCGAAATTCCCCCTGTCTGGGTTTCGAAGACCGGCAAGGAAGCATTGCTGGTTGACGGCGAACGCCCGGTGAACAGCAATGAAAAGGCTGTCCGCACTCACTGGGACATGCTGCTCGAGCGTCGCTCACTCCCTGAGCTGGAGCAGATCCTCGAAGACCGCCTGACCATCCTGAGGGAACGCCGCGGCGAACGCCGTTCGGCATAG